Proteins encoded in a region of the Sphingomonas sp. OV641 genome:
- a CDS encoding flagellar motor switch protein FliG: MTMMMPIAEPAELKRYTGPQRAAALMLALGKEHGAAIWEQLSVDEIKELSGTIAQLGRVPSTVVEHLLIQFSGEVSSMASLHGSFETTERLLGGMLPEDRVREIMEDIRGPSGRTMWDKLSNVSEGVLASYLKNEYPQTAAVILSKLRSDHAARVLAVLPREFSVDVIQRMLRMDAVQKEVLSQIEHTLQSEFMSNLARSQRTDPHESMADIFNAMDRSTEEAMLNALDERAPDSAERIRSLMFTFEDLGNLIPSSVSVIVRQADKRQVALALKGAPEEMKQLFFGSMTERSAKLMREDMAGMGPVRARDCEEAQSALVRLAKSLADRGEIMLVDPKSDDSMII; this comes from the coding sequence ATGACGATGATGATGCCGATCGCGGAGCCTGCGGAGCTGAAGCGCTACACCGGCCCGCAGCGGGCTGCGGCGCTGATGCTCGCGCTTGGCAAGGAGCATGGCGCCGCGATCTGGGAGCAATTGTCGGTCGATGAGATCAAGGAGCTGTCCGGCACCATCGCGCAGCTCGGTCGCGTGCCCTCGACGGTGGTGGAGCATCTGCTGATCCAGTTCTCCGGCGAAGTGTCGAGCATGGCATCGCTTCACGGTTCCTTTGAGACGACGGAGCGACTGCTGGGCGGCATGTTGCCGGAGGATCGCGTCCGGGAGATCATGGAGGATATTCGGGGCCCCTCCGGCCGAACGATGTGGGACAAGCTGTCGAACGTCAGCGAGGGGGTTCTCGCATCCTATCTCAAGAACGAATATCCGCAGACCGCCGCGGTGATCCTGAGCAAGCTGCGCTCCGATCATGCCGCGCGCGTGCTGGCCGTCCTGCCGCGCGAGTTCTCCGTCGACGTCATTCAGCGCATGTTGCGCATGGACGCGGTGCAAAAGGAGGTGCTCAGCCAGATCGAGCATACACTCCAGAGCGAGTTCATGAGCAACCTGGCGCGCTCCCAGCGCACCGATCCACATGAATCCATGGCTGACATCTTCAACGCCATGGATCGCTCGACCGAGGAGGCGATGCTGAACGCGCTTGACGAGCGTGCGCCGGACTCCGCCGAACGGATCCGCTCGCTGATGTTCACCTTCGAGGATCTCGGCAACCTGATCCCCAGCTCGGTATCGGTCATCGTCCGTCAGGCGGACAAGCGGCAGGTCGCGCTGGCACTGAAGGGTGCGCCGGAAGAAATGAAGCAGCTCTTCTTCGGCTCCATGACCGAACGCTCGGCCAAGCTGATGCGCGAGGACATGGCCGGCATGGGCCCGGTTCGCGCGCGCGATTGCGAAGAAGCGCAAAGCGCGCTGGTCCGCCTCGCCAAGTCGCTGGCGGATCGGGGCGAGATCATGCTCGTCGATCCGAAGAGCGATGACTCCATGATCATCTGA
- a CDS encoding FliH/SctL family protein codes for MHTSSHIRPFIFDSIFALPETDPSKASTDELHLEIAALRADLALMQQDQAALVAAARAEAFEAGLQQARDEREAAMLAAVDALQASLEMLDERMDEIASQVARDGAEVSLAAADLLAGRAIARDPALSIDEAIGRVLKQVARGQELLVRVSPAVIEEVERLIAARQASDRRRLNLQVVSDPSLAPGDAFIEWDQGALALDADARRQAILAELEALMPAA; via the coding sequence ATGCACACCTCCTCCCACATCCGGCCGTTCATTTTCGACAGCATCTTTGCGCTCCCGGAGACCGACCCGTCGAAGGCGTCCACCGATGAGCTTCACCTCGAGATCGCCGCGCTACGGGCTGATCTCGCGCTGATGCAGCAGGATCAGGCGGCGCTGGTCGCCGCCGCCCGCGCGGAGGCGTTCGAGGCGGGGCTGCAGCAGGCCCGCGACGAGCGGGAGGCCGCCATGCTGGCAGCCGTTGACGCGCTTCAGGCATCGCTTGAGATGCTGGACGAACGCATGGATGAGATCGCCAGCCAGGTCGCGCGCGATGGCGCGGAGGTTTCCCTTGCCGCTGCCGATCTTCTTGCCGGCCGGGCAATCGCGCGTGATCCTGCCCTGTCGATCGACGAAGCCATCGGGCGCGTGTTGAAACAGGTGGCGCGCGGTCAGGAACTGCTCGTGCGGGTGTCACCCGCCGTTATCGAAGAAGTCGAGCGCCTCATCGCGGCACGGCAGGCGAGCGATCGGCGACGCCTGAATTTGCAGGTCGTGTCCGACCCGAGCCTCGCCCCCGGCGACGCATTCATCGAATGGGATCAGGGTGCACTCGCGCTTGACGCCGATGCGCGCCGTCAGGCGATCCTTGCAGAGCTTGAGGCGCTGATGCCGGCGGCGTGA
- the fliR gene encoding flagellar biosynthetic protein FliR, translating into MDQIPVEATAFLIIFARVGAVLMLLPVFSEDSIPPRIRLMMAFGMAAGLWGLLSPHTLPVAQGEAELPGIIFGELLVGLGLGAIVRIMFLAAAMAGSIISLQIGLTSAIVFDPSQGGQAPLLSRFVSVAAAVICMAMAVHHLWIASIVQSYQQFPVGALPPAPDFAALAVTVTTRSMALGLSLAAPLIVYGIVFNVALGMSARLAPAIQVFFIAQPMNLLLGLALLATVFGTMLTGFAQAMAAWMQTGWS; encoded by the coding sequence ATGGACCAGATCCCGGTCGAGGCTACCGCCTTTCTGATCATCTTTGCGCGCGTTGGAGCAGTCCTCATGCTGCTTCCCGTCTTCTCCGAAGACTCCATTCCGCCGCGGATCCGGCTGATGATGGCGTTCGGCATGGCGGCCGGCCTCTGGGGTCTGCTGTCGCCTCACACGCTTCCTGTCGCTCAGGGCGAGGCGGAACTGCCCGGCATCATTTTCGGCGAGTTACTCGTCGGGCTCGGGCTTGGCGCGATCGTGCGCATCATGTTTCTTGCCGCGGCCATGGCCGGCTCCATCATCAGCCTGCAGATCGGCCTGACGTCCGCCATTGTCTTCGATCCCTCTCAAGGTGGCCAGGCTCCGCTGCTGTCACGGTTCGTCAGCGTCGCCGCGGCCGTCATCTGCATGGCGATGGCGGTGCACCATCTGTGGATCGCCTCCATAGTGCAATCCTATCAGCAGTTCCCGGTCGGCGCTCTGCCCCCAGCCCCGGACTTCGCGGCCCTTGCAGTGACGGTCACCACGCGCTCCATGGCGCTGGGTCTCAGCCTCGCCGCGCCGTTGATCGTCTATGGCATCGTCTTCAACGTCGCGCTCGGCATGTCGGCGCGGCTCGCGCCGGCGATCCAGGTCTTCTTCATTGCCCAGCCGATGAACCTGCTGCTCGGGCTGGCACTTCTCGCCACCGTCTTCGGGACGATGCTGACCGGCTTTGCCCAGGCGATGGCGGCCTGGATGCAGACGGGCTGGAGCTGA
- a CDS encoding EAL domain-containing protein — MEEPEHAQADGGAANGYAVAFAPVAEIESGRIFAYEALLRTREGAAVEARIAGMDAPSLGALYARFRLAAVRSAASLGFVKSGARLIIDLPVALLADPFEELRPLIDAAHGCGIVPRRLVMRVKAPEQYAPFKLADLLDAHAKHGCATLYGPLHGRDDEFQRLTRLPPDFVEIDPGETQGIASSWARRIQVENLSRRITGASHGARLIASGVSADADAAKLRGYGFRYISGDVVGAPELGALPASRLAVSKDDAPSAGSATA; from the coding sequence GTGGAAGAGCCGGAACATGCGCAAGCGGATGGCGGCGCCGCGAACGGCTATGCGGTGGCGTTCGCCCCCGTGGCGGAGATCGAGTCCGGCCGGATCTTCGCCTATGAGGCGCTGTTGCGGACGCGGGAGGGCGCCGCCGTCGAGGCGCGGATCGCCGGGATGGACGCGCCTTCGCTCGGTGCGTTGTACGCCCGGTTTCGCCTGGCCGCGGTCAGGAGCGCGGCGAGCCTGGGTTTCGTGAAAAGCGGTGCGCGACTGATCATCGACCTGCCGGTCGCGCTGTTGGCCGACCCATTCGAGGAACTGCGGCCGCTGATCGATGCGGCACACGGCTGCGGCATCGTGCCGCGCCGCCTGGTAATGCGAGTGAAGGCGCCCGAGCAATATGCCCCGTTCAAGCTGGCCGATCTGCTCGATGCCCATGCGAAACATGGCTGTGCCACGCTCTACGGGCCACTTCATGGCCGCGATGACGAGTTTCAGCGGCTGACGCGGCTGCCGCCCGATTTCGTGGAGATCGATCCCGGCGAAACGCAGGGCATCGCATCGAGCTGGGCGCGCCGCATCCAAGTGGAAAATCTGTCCCGGCGCATCACGGGTGCGAGCCATGGCGCCCGGCTGATCGCCAGCGGTGTGAGCGCCGACGCCGATGCCGCCAAGCTGCGCGGCTATGGTTTTCGCTACATCAGCGGTGACGTGGTGGGCGCACCCGAGCTTGGCGCATTGCCGGCATCGCGACTTGCGGTCAGCAAGGACGATGCGCCTTCGGCCGGCTCCGCCACTGCCTGA
- the flhB gene encoding flagellar biosynthesis protein FlhB: MSGTDKDQKTHDPTEKKLQDARTKGDTASAPEMRHAAMFAAAVVIVGGMGVWTFARLAHILVRLWGRAEDFSLEPDGARHLASGLMAQMFSVMGPLFATLFAFAILGGLMQGRPSIAMSRLAPKWSKLSPISGFSRLFGMKALVEFAKTLAKLVLVICVALLVVWPRAVGLDHLIGADPIEIGNAAGGLVTAMVKTVAVLVGAFAMFDFVYQRRSWLSRMRMSLQEIKDEHKESEGDPKIKAKIRSIGIQRSRKRMMAAVPQASVIVTNPTHFAVALKYDHGKMGAPVVVAKGVDAIALKIREIATEAKVPIIENRPLARALYASVDVDHPIPAEHYAAVAEIIGYVMRLAKERR, from the coding sequence ATGTCCGGCACCGACAAGGATCAGAAGACCCACGATCCGACCGAAAAGAAGCTGCAGGACGCCCGTACCAAGGGCGACACCGCATCCGCGCCGGAGATGCGGCACGCCGCCATGTTCGCTGCTGCCGTGGTGATCGTCGGCGGGATGGGCGTGTGGACGTTCGCGCGCCTCGCGCACATTCTGGTGCGGCTCTGGGGCCGGGCCGAGGATTTCTCACTGGAGCCGGATGGCGCCCGCCACCTCGCCAGCGGCCTCATGGCGCAGATGTTTTCGGTGATGGGTCCGCTGTTCGCCACGCTGTTCGCGTTCGCGATCCTGGGCGGCCTGATGCAGGGACGCCCGTCCATCGCCATGTCACGGCTCGCCCCGAAATGGTCCAAGCTCTCGCCGATCTCCGGCTTCAGCCGATTGTTCGGCATGAAGGCGCTGGTGGAGTTCGCCAAGACGCTGGCCAAGCTGGTCCTCGTGATCTGTGTCGCGCTGCTGGTGGTCTGGCCCCGTGCGGTCGGGCTGGACCATCTGATCGGCGCCGATCCGATCGAGATCGGGAATGCCGCCGGCGGACTGGTCACGGCCATGGTGAAGACGGTGGCCGTGCTGGTGGGCGCGTTCGCCATGTTCGACTTCGTTTATCAGCGCCGCTCGTGGCTCAGCCGGATGCGCATGTCGCTGCAGGAGATCAAGGACGAGCATAAGGAGAGCGAGGGCGATCCGAAGATCAAGGCCAAGATCCGCTCGATCGGCATCCAGCGCTCACGCAAGCGGATGATGGCCGCCGTGCCCCAGGCCAGCGTGATCGTCACCAATCCCACCCACTTCGCAGTGGCGCTCAAATATGATCACGGAAAGATGGGCGCGCCGGTCGTCGTGGCGAAGGGTGTTGACGCGATTGCGCTGAAGATCCGCGAAATCGCGACTGAGGCCAAGGTACCGATCATCGAGAACCGCCCTCTTGCGCGCGCCCTGTACGCGTCGGTGGACGTTGATCACCCCATCCCTGCGGAGCACTATGCCGCCGTTGCCGAGATTATCGGCTATGTAATGCGCTTGGCGAAGGAACGGCGCTAG
- the fliN gene encoding flagellar motor switch protein FliN, with the protein MNNEDHAQLLTAESTASPLFEDFGAGADDSDNPDEIGLEAVHEVPVKVQAVLGRSRLPIGDLLRLKAGAIIELDRRVGEPVDVFVNDRLIARGEVVMIDNSLGVTLTEITRPER; encoded by the coding sequence ATGAACAACGAAGATCACGCGCAGCTTCTGACGGCGGAAAGCACCGCCAGCCCGCTGTTCGAGGATTTCGGTGCCGGTGCCGACGACAGCGACAATCCCGACGAGATCGGGCTCGAGGCCGTTCACGAGGTGCCCGTCAAGGTTCAGGCCGTCCTTGGGCGTTCGCGCCTGCCGATCGGCGATCTGCTGCGCCTGAAGGCCGGCGCGATCATCGAGCTCGACCGCCGCGTCGGTGAGCCGGTCGACGTCTTCGTGAACGATCGCCTGATCGCGCGCGGCGAGGTGGTGATGATCGACAACTCGCTGGGCGTGACGCTCACCGAAATCACCCGGCCGGAGCGCTGA
- a CDS encoding flagellar basal body P-ring protein FlgI — MLAGSGPATAGPRIKDIVDVENVRPNQLVGYGLVVGLAGTGDRTRNAPFTEESMQAMLERMGVNVRGTQMRTQNVAAVSITATMPPFARAGSKIDVQVSALGDATSLQGGTLLVSSLRALDGEIYAVAQGPVAVSGFKARGAAASVSRGVSTSARIAEGAIIEREVPFALKSATSLKLALKNPDFTTAQHIAGAINRRFPGAAEVLDPATVQIAPQNGGGGLINLVSQVENLPVEVDQPARIVINEAAGTVVMGTDVRVSPVAIAQGGLTISVSESPIVSQPAPLSDGETTVVPRTQISVDDGGGASLAMVGGGTSLQSLVSGLNALGVSPRDLITILQAIKTAGALQAEIEVQ, encoded by the coding sequence ATGCTGGCCGGAAGCGGTCCGGCGACGGCCGGCCCCCGCATCAAGGACATTGTCGATGTGGAGAATGTGCGGCCCAACCAGCTGGTCGGCTATGGCCTGGTGGTCGGCCTCGCCGGCACCGGCGATCGCACGCGCAACGCGCCCTTTACCGAGGAATCGATGCAGGCAATGCTGGAGCGCATGGGCGTGAACGTGCGGGGCACGCAGATGCGGACGCAGAATGTCGCCGCCGTATCGATCACCGCTACCATGCCGCCGTTCGCACGCGCCGGGTCGAAGATCGACGTTCAGGTGTCCGCGCTCGGCGACGCAACCAGCCTTCAGGGCGGTACGCTGCTCGTGTCGTCGCTTCGCGCGCTCGACGGGGAGATCTACGCCGTCGCGCAGGGGCCGGTGGCTGTTTCCGGCTTCAAGGCCCGCGGCGCGGCGGCCAGCGTCAGCCGCGGCGTCTCCACATCCGCACGGATTGCCGAAGGGGCGATCATCGAACGCGAAGTGCCTTTCGCGCTGAAATCCGCCACCAGCCTGAAGCTGGCGCTGAAGAACCCTGATTTCACCACCGCGCAGCATATCGCAGGCGCGATCAACCGCCGGTTTCCCGGCGCTGCCGAGGTTCTCGACCCGGCAACGGTGCAGATTGCGCCCCAGAATGGCGGCGGCGGACTGATCAACCTTGTATCTCAGGTCGAAAATCTGCCGGTCGAGGTCGATCAGCCCGCCCGTATCGTCATCAACGAAGCGGCAGGAACGGTGGTCATGGGCACCGACGTGCGGGTCAGCCCGGTTGCGATCGCCCAGGGCGGGCTGACGATCAGCGTGTCGGAAAGCCCAATCGTCTCCCAGCCCGCACCCCTGTCGGATGGCGAGACCACCGTCGTCCCGCGCACCCAGATTTCCGTCGACGATGGCGGCGGCGCCTCGCTGGCGATGGTCGGCGGCGGCACCTCGCTGCAGTCGCTGGTAAGCGGGCTGAACGCGCTCGGCGTCTCGCCGCGTGATCTCATCACCATCCTTCAGGCGATCAAGACGGCGGGCGCGCTCCAGGCCGAGATCGAGGTTCAGTGA
- a CDS encoding sigma-54 dependent transcriptional regulator — protein sequence MTQPNATRLLLVGQPGSEFRLAAEMARDAGAHVDMADAPAQALALLRSDGAMMVMIDVGLDAAGFLAQLRAERFTLPVIACGINASADQAVSAIRAGARDYVPLPPERSLIAAAIASIAPTASSVILGEDPALARAVSFGLSMATARVPVLLCGERSTGKELLARHIHDASGCSGRFEIVECAGASPEVIASELFGHEAGAFPGAVARRIGRLEKAHKGTLLLRNVDLLPPTIQADLAHALRSGVIRRMNGTASIALDARLMVSATTSLADRVAAGTFRADLVSHLELVQLCLPPLRERGQDILCLALRQIEDAARAEQRPAPALSEEAAAALLDYDWPGNVRELQDVMHRAVLLARGNAIEPSDLVLTDGRQLAPAAPRMELGLPKVESLVGRTVEEVERELILQTLEHCHGNRTSASSILGISVRTMRNKLKSFIEAGIAVSPAA from the coding sequence ATGACACAACCGAATGCAACTCGTCTGCTTCTCGTCGGCCAACCCGGCAGCGAGTTCCGGCTCGCCGCGGAGATGGCGCGGGACGCAGGGGCGCATGTCGACATGGCGGATGCCCCCGCCCAAGCGCTGGCGCTGCTTCGATCCGATGGGGCGATGATGGTGATGATCGATGTCGGCCTCGATGCTGCCGGCTTCCTCGCCCAGCTGCGCGCCGAGCGTTTCACCCTGCCGGTGATCGCATGCGGCATCAACGCGTCCGCGGATCAGGCGGTCAGCGCCATCCGCGCCGGTGCCCGCGATTATGTACCCCTGCCGCCGGAGCGCTCGCTGATCGCTGCCGCCATCGCCTCCATCGCGCCGACCGCCTCTTCGGTGATCCTCGGTGAAGATCCGGCGCTGGCACGGGCGGTGTCGTTCGGGCTCAGCATGGCCACCGCGCGCGTTCCCGTGTTGCTTTGCGGCGAGCGCAGCACGGGCAAGGAACTGCTGGCACGCCACATCCACGACGCGTCCGGCTGTTCGGGACGGTTCGAGATCGTGGAATGCGCCGGCGCCTCCCCGGAGGTGATCGCATCCGAGCTGTTCGGGCATGAGGCAGGTGCGTTTCCTGGTGCCGTCGCGCGGCGCATCGGGCGATTGGAGAAGGCGCATAAGGGGACCCTGCTGTTGCGCAACGTCGATCTTCTCCCCCCGACGATCCAGGCCGATCTCGCCCATGCCCTGCGCAGCGGTGTGATCCGGCGAATGAACGGCACCGCTTCAATCGCGCTCGATGCGCGTCTGATGGTCAGCGCAACAACCTCCCTTGCCGATCGTGTCGCGGCCGGCACCTTCCGCGCCGATCTGGTGTCGCACCTGGAACTGGTGCAGCTCTGCCTCCCGCCCCTGCGCGAGCGTGGGCAAGATATCCTGTGCCTCGCGCTGCGGCAGATCGAAGACGCCGCCCGTGCGGAGCAGCGGCCCGCCCCCGCCTTATCGGAAGAAGCGGCCGCAGCGCTGCTTGACTATGACTGGCCGGGAAACGTCCGGGAACTTCAGGACGTGATGCACCGCGCGGTTCTGCTGGCCCGCGGAAATGCGATCGAGCCGAGCGACCTGGTTCTCACGGACGGGCGTCAGCTCGCGCCCGCCGCGCCTCGCATGGAACTCGGTCTGCCGAAGGTCGAGAGCCTCGTTGGCCGCACGGTGGAGGAGGTCGAACGCGAGCTGATTCTCCAGACGCTGGAACATTGCCACGGCAACCGGACCTCGGCTTCCAGCATCCTGGGCATTTCGGTCCGCACCATGCGCAACAAGCTCAAGAGCTTCATCGAGGCGGGTATCGCCGTCTCGCCTGCCGCCTGA
- a CDS encoding rod-binding protein yields MDDLRISTPPPAPSPLSPAPRPSGVGGAAAQKTAKDFEAVFIGQMTQLMFESVEQGEFSGGHGEQMFRGVLAEKLGGAIAERGGIGLAPKVLEQIIKLQEGSQ; encoded by the coding sequence ATGGACGATCTCCGGATCAGCACCCCGCCCCCCGCCCCGTCCCCCCTCTCCCCGGCACCGCGCCCGTCAGGCGTGGGCGGCGCTGCCGCGCAAAAGACGGCAAAGGATTTCGAGGCCGTGTTCATCGGCCAAATGACTCAGTTGATGTTCGAAAGCGTCGAACAGGGCGAATTCAGCGGTGGGCACGGCGAACAGATGTTCCGCGGTGTGCTTGCCGAGAAACTGGGCGGTGCCATCGCCGAACGGGGTGGCATCGGCCTTGCCCCGAAGGTGCTGGAGCAGATCATCAAATTGCAGGAAGGAAGCCAATGA
- the fliF gene encoding flagellar basal-body MS-ring/collar protein FliF produces the protein MIMGGVAVALLALLAAMALRGGSDAMGFLYTDLDPAAAQTISEKLASQNIPFQLSADGSSILAPQEKLAELRMSMAGEKLGGKIGYEVLDEEEPFGISASRAKLNETRAIEGELSRSIESLQNVSRARVHIVMPERAMFSTESRKATAAVTVKTRARLTGEAVQSIRYLVSSSVPELTPESVSIVDHTGALLARAGEAGEAGAGSADERQQAVESKLREEIEALLEPIVGAGKVRAEVSAQIDRDQTREESNVFDPDKQVIARQVTVESNDQNSENQAAAQMASVGAQLPENQGQPAGQGDTRNAARTETSEDTTYANSQTRSVVVRAPGRINRLSVAVMIDGGINGLPQPKIQRLTRLVENAVGIDAERGDSVVVESMQFAADDSLADKEESVFSLVTTDQILGLLKFLVIAGVGLIALRMLKPRRADADAAPGQVETLLHPEGPELARLTAQAAQGDPAAIQQLDALQDAAPAVPMLDEEIALAQVDGRIKGSALKKIGDAIQASPPEAAAVIRQWMNA, from the coding sequence ATGATCATGGGCGGGGTCGCCGTTGCCCTGCTCGCGCTGCTCGCGGCCATGGCACTGCGCGGCGGCTCGGACGCGATGGGGTTTCTTTACACCGATCTCGATCCCGCCGCCGCCCAGACCATTTCGGAAAAGCTCGCCAGTCAGAACATCCCGTTCCAGCTTTCGGCCGACGGCAGCTCGATCCTTGCGCCGCAGGAGAAGCTTGCCGAACTGCGCATGAGCATGGCCGGCGAGAAGCTGGGCGGGAAGATCGGTTATGAGGTTCTCGACGAGGAGGAGCCCTTCGGCATCTCCGCGTCGCGTGCGAAGCTGAACGAGACCCGCGCGATCGAGGGCGAGCTCTCCCGTTCAATCGAAAGCCTGCAGAATGTGAGCCGCGCCCGCGTCCACATCGTCATGCCGGAACGCGCCATGTTCTCCACCGAAAGCCGCAAGGCGACTGCCGCGGTGACGGTGAAGACGCGCGCTCGCCTGACCGGGGAGGCGGTTCAGTCGATCCGCTATCTCGTGTCCTCGTCCGTCCCGGAACTGACCCCTGAGTCCGTATCGATCGTGGATCATACGGGGGCGCTCCTGGCGCGTGCGGGTGAAGCGGGCGAAGCCGGCGCAGGCTCGGCAGACGAGCGCCAGCAGGCGGTCGAAAGCAAGCTGCGCGAGGAGATCGAGGCGCTGCTTGAGCCCATCGTCGGCGCCGGCAAGGTGCGCGCCGAAGTTTCGGCGCAGATCGACCGCGATCAAACGCGCGAGGAGTCCAACGTCTTCGATCCCGACAAGCAGGTCATCGCCCGCCAGGTCACGGTGGAATCGAACGATCAGAACAGCGAAAATCAGGCTGCCGCCCAGATGGCGAGCGTTGGCGCCCAATTGCCGGAGAACCAGGGTCAACCCGCCGGCCAGGGCGACACGCGCAATGCCGCGCGCACCGAAACCTCGGAAGATACCACCTACGCGAACAGCCAAACCCGCAGCGTCGTCGTTCGTGCACCGGGCAGGATCAACCGTTTGTCCGTGGCGGTCATGATCGATGGCGGCATCAATGGCCTGCCCCAGCCCAAGATCCAGCGCCTTACCCGCCTCGTTGAGAATGCCGTCGGCATTGATGCGGAGCGCGGCGACAGCGTGGTGGTTGAAAGCATGCAGTTCGCTGCCGACGACAGCCTGGCGGACAAGGAAGAAAGTGTCTTCTCCCTCGTCACCACGGATCAGATCCTTGGTTTGCTGAAGTTCCTGGTGATTGCCGGCGTCGGGCTGATCGCGCTTCGCATGCTGAAACCGCGCCGAGCCGACGCGGATGCCGCGCCCGGCCAGGTCGAAACGCTTCTTCATCCGGAAGGGCCGGAACTTGCCCGGCTGACCGCTCAGGCTGCCCAAGGTGATCCGGCCGCGATCCAGCAACTCGATGCTTTGCAGGATGCCGCCCCGGCTGTGCCGATGCTCGATGAGGAAATCGCGCTCGCCCAGGTCGACGGCCGCATCAAGGGCTCCGCCCTCAAGAAGATTGGCGACGCGATCCAGGCAAGCCCGCCTGAAGCCGCCGCCGTGATCCGCCAATGGATGAACGCATGA
- a CDS encoding flagellar protein FlgN, with protein sequence MIEELLDNMSSLTAIMEEESDRLVAPGRVPDLSEMAAAKTRLVGSLERRLTQLARERADWMEQLEETDRSRLAATVAVLRDASMVNADVLERQIELSTELMAAIAQEAQRMMGTRKATYGAHGGWLGMDLPAPISLNTRL encoded by the coding sequence ATGATTGAAGAACTGCTCGACAACATGTCGTCGCTGACGGCGATCATGGAAGAAGAATCGGATCGCCTCGTTGCGCCCGGCCGTGTGCCGGACCTGTCCGAAATGGCCGCCGCAAAAACCCGCCTGGTCGGCTCGCTGGAGCGGCGGCTTACCCAGCTTGCCCGCGAACGGGCGGACTGGATGGAGCAGCTGGAGGAAACGGACCGCAGCCGTCTCGCCGCCACCGTCGCCGTGCTGCGCGATGCATCAATGGTGAACGCGGACGTGCTGGAACGCCAGATCGAGCTTTCCACCGAGCTGATGGCGGCGATTGCGCAGGAAGCCCAGCGCATGATGGGCACGCGCAAGGCCACCTACGGCGCCCATGGCGGCTGGCTGGGCATGGATCTTCCGGCGCCGATCTCCCTCAACACCAGGCTCTGA
- a CDS encoding flagellar assembly protein FliX, which produces MRISPLSPLLQQQMLAALPEAAAGFRAALPQQEAPVAAGVSHPQPAMVPATSVQMLVQLAAADPAIDRRRKMAEKADRGLALLDRLQAETVARPTSIEPLTALREWLDTFDMPEDSELAALMDEIKLRVRVELAKHDMWV; this is translated from the coding sequence GTGCGCATCTCTCCGCTGTCTCCCTTGCTGCAGCAGCAGATGCTGGCAGCGCTGCCCGAGGCGGCGGCGGGTTTCCGCGCCGCATTGCCCCAGCAGGAGGCGCCGGTGGCAGCCGGTGTGTCTCATCCACAGCCTGCAATGGTGCCTGCCACGTCAGTGCAGATGCTAGTGCAACTTGCCGCGGCTGACCCCGCCATCGACCGGCGTCGCAAGATGGCGGAGAAGGCGGACCGCGGTCTCGCCTTGCTCGACCGACTTCAAGCGGAGACCGTCGCGCGGCCTACCAGCATCGAGCCACTGACGGCGTTGCGCGAGTGGCTCGACACGTTCGACATGCCTGAGGATAGCGAGCTTGCCGCGCTGATGGACGAGATCAAACTGCGCGTACGAGTGGAGCTGGCGAAGCACGATATGTGGGTCTGA
- the fliQ gene encoding flagellar biosynthesis protein FliQ: protein MTPFDAIEIARSALVLVLTIIGPMLITSLIVGVVIGLIQALTQIQEMTLTFVPKLLAMGLVLLLCLPMIGHAMADFTHQISDRIVQG from the coding sequence ATGACGCCGTTCGACGCCATCGAGATCGCACGCTCGGCGCTGGTGCTCGTGCTGACGATCATCGGCCCGATGCTGATCACGTCGCTGATCGTCGGCGTCGTGATCGGCCTCATTCAGGCGCTGACCCAGATTCAGGAGATGACGCTCACCTTCGTTCCGAAGCTGCTCGCGATGGGTCTGGTGCTCCTTTTGTGCCTGCCGATGATCGGCCATGCCATGGCTGATTTCACGCATCAGATCAGCGACCGGATCGTCCAGGGCTGA
- a CDS encoding flagellar basal body protein — MSNTPALIAGIGREMKHLAERQRVIAQNIANSETPGFKAREVEAPDFGALLQQTGCSSGVRIGRPTVSITGGMAALGARSPAGSHVIMDKDVSETKPDGNNVTLEDQLLKMGQLQADFAAMTNLYRKQQGLLKAALGRSG, encoded by the coding sequence ATGTCCAACACACCAGCCCTGATCGCCGGCATCGGGCGAGAGATGAAGCACCTCGCCGAGCGCCAGCGCGTCATTGCCCAGAATATCGCAAACAGCGAAACCCCAGGGTTCAAGGCGCGCGAGGTGGAGGCGCCGGATTTCGGCGCGCTGCTGCAGCAGACAGGCTGCAGTTCGGGGGTGCGGATCGGGCGGCCGACCGTTTCCATCACCGGCGGCATGGCCGCGCTTGGCGCGCGTTCACCGGCCGGCAGTCATGTAATCATGGACAAGGATGTTAGCGAGACGAAGCCCGACGGGAACAACGTCACGCTGGAGGACCAGCTGCTGAAGATGGGGCAGTTGCAGGCGGACTTTGCGGCGATGACCAATCTCTACCGCAAGCAGCAGGGGCTGTTGAAGGCGGCGCTGGGTAGGAGCGGCTGA